The genomic window CGCTGGTCACCAAACCCTGCGACTGCAAGTCCGTAACCGTCAGCACATCCCCGCTCCCCCAGTCCCACTGCAACGACTGCGAGCCCTCCTTGTAATGATAACCGGAAACCGACAGTCCGCCCGTCGATCCGCTCCACGAGGCCGGCACCCCGCTTTCAAAACCGACATCAACCGCCGCATGCACGGAAGCGGCCAACCACATGGCCAACACCGGTACACTGTATTTGTGAATGCCAATACTCATAAAATCCCTCATCCTGTTCAAGATGCCTACGGCACCGGCCTCACATCCACCTGGTAGAAACCTTCCGACTCACCGGCATGGAGAGTATCCGTATAGCTGTTTTGCGGAAAGAGGATTCCGGCCGCCAGATTGGTGAAGGCGTTAGTCAGCGAAACGCTGTGCCACACGCCATATTCGCGATTGGAAACGGCGCTCCACTCCACCACAAAACCGGAAGGCAGGTGCGTGGATGAGGCCGCGAAAAAGGATGCCTCGTTGGTGGGATTGGTTCCCGCAATGAATTCGGCCAGATTATCGAACCCATCGCCGTCATCGTCCGCAGAGGCGGTCGCGTTGGTTGCCCCGCCGAAATATCCGAACTCCCAGCCGTTGGGCAGTCCGTCGGCATCCTTGTCTCCGCCAAGGCTGACCGCCACGACCTCCAGCACCGGCGCATTCGCACCTTCCTTCGCATCGACATTGCTGTAGCTCGCCTCGTTGCTGATCAGTCCGAACGACAGCTTACCATCGCCGGATACGGAAGCGGTCACATCGAACGTTTCCCAGACATCGGCATCGACCGAACGGGAATCGGCCACCGCGCCCATGGGCGGCTGGTTGTTCCAGGTGAGCGCCCCTTCCGTCCAGGTGGTGTCGGCCACATCGAGAACGGAAAGCACGATGGGGTTGTGCGAACAGTAGAGCTTGAGGGTTGCCGAAAGCGGAATCATCCCCTCGGTATCGGCATCGAACATCAGATAGCCGTTCATGGCGGAGTCATATTTGTCCGACCGGACTGCCAGCTTGGTGTTCACCCCATAGTTTGTGTCCGGGTTCGACTGAACCGTGTGCGCATCGTGAATGGGATTGAATTCGAAAGTTCTTTCTTCAACGGGGACACTTTCATCCAACAGCTCAACATCGAACGGCTCAAGGTCGTCGGTCATGAACAACAGCGTAGTTTCGGTTCCATTCGTTGAAAGCAGCGACACACCGGTGTCGGCATCCGTAATCGTCCAGGTTCCGCGCAAGGTAAGTTCCACCGGAACCGGGGCGGGGTCATCGTAGGATCGGGCTTCCAGCCCCTGATCGGGATTGACCATGGTGAGTTTGATCGGATTGCTTCCGCCGACCATCACCAGGCAAGGCTCGGAGCTGCCCTTGACCACCGTATCCAGCGAATTGACGGCAGCGGTAAACCGGGCATGCGCCTCAACATCGCCAAACCGCACAACGTGTGCGGCGGAATCCTTCTGCAAAACCTCATAGGGTTTGCCCGACATCGTTGCGCTGAAGGCCTGCATTCCAGCCGAATCGGTGGCGGGTTTCACCACATATTCATACCCGGCTCCCGATGGAGCTTTCCCGTGGTCGAACCAGGCCGTCGCAAAATTACCCGAGGTGGTTCCCGTACCGTCCTGCTGCAGCGACGTCTGGTTCTGGCGCGTAATCTTCAGGCCTTGAGACGAATCAATATGGTAGCCCGTACCGTAGGCATCCAATAACCAGTGGTCTCCATCCACAACGGTATTGCTGTAAGGAAAGGCCGTGATGCTGGAGTTGTCGAGCACGATGGGATCGGAGGTGTTGTTGAGCTTCCCCTGGAACAATGTGGTGATGATGTCGTTCGAAGCATCGGTACACTCAATATCCGAGCCGAGGCAGACGATGTAGTCATCGATGAAAAACCAGGATTTCCTGAACCGGAAGGAACCGTCGTGCGTGGGGGTCAGGCTTCCGTCCTGCTGAAAATCGGTGGCATACATCCCGATCTCGCCGCGGTCGAGTATGCGCCCCGCCTCGATTTCATTAAAACGAAGACCTCCTGCAAACGTTGAGGCCGCCCGTTCGTCGGAACGGGAACCCGGCGGGTTCAGATCGGCATGAGGCAGGACTTTGGTGGTGGTTCCGGGCGGGCGGTTCCAATCCCAGCCATTGATATGGAAGCCGCTGGCCGTAAAGCCGCCGGGATACATGATTTCCAATGCTCCATACGACTGGTAGCGCCCGCACCGGTTTTCGCCCGAATAGGTTTCGGTTCCCCAGAACACATTGTTGAGGCCATGCGCCGTCGCCACCCAGTTGTCCTTGCGGTAGACCGCAACCGGGCTCCAGTTGAATTGCCAGAAACCTTCCTGGAAGGTTTCTGTTGGATAGTTCGCCATCAACGTCGAGTCGTCGCCGTGGATCCGGTTGTAGGCGGAGGCAATCATCGGGTCGGCCGTTTCGCCGAGCACATCCCCGCCGGCATAGGCCAGATTATTGAAGGCGCCTTGGTTTAGCGGCGAGGGCTGCGAAAAGGGATAGCGGCCGCAGAGGCTGTTGGCATATTCACCGCTCGCGGTCGACATGACGAGCGAAGCATAGGCCATGTCGCGGAAGTTTTCATAACTCTCCTGCGCGATCTGAAATTGTGTGCCGATCAGGGCATGCAGCACATCGGCATAGGACGAGAAGGCATACATGTAGTGGTTGTAATGCGTCCAATGATGAAACCCGGTTCCATCGGGCTTGATCCAGTCGCCGGTGCCCTTGGCGGGCACATTAGAAAAATCGAGGAACTGCTTGAAGCCCTTCAATTGGCGAACCGCTTCGTTGTCGTCCTCAATAAACGCCAGTGTGCCCAGCTGAAACCTGAAATTCGTATACACATGATCGGAACTCAGCGCATCGTCGCCCGGCCATTCCGGAACCCAACTGCGCCTGGCTTTGAAGACCCACATCGCGGCGTCCACCAGCTCCGCCCGCAAATCCGTTGGAAGGTATTCGAGCATCAGCACCAGCCCCTGGAAATAGTCGCGGGTGTCGTACCAGCCATAGGAAAAATCGGAGCCGCCGGCATAGCCCAGATCGTTCAGGTGCCACAGCAGGTTCTTCGCCATTTCATAGGAGTTGCTGTTGCCGGTGTGGAAAAAGTGCTGCGCCAAATCCAGCAGGTGGCCATCGGCTTCTTGCGGCGTGGTCACCTGCCCTTTAATGGCGTTTCCGTTAACAACAATGTTAAGGCTGTTGTAGTAGGTCGTGGCGTTCGAAATGTTCGGCGTTCCACCGTCGAACCAGTTGCGCAGGTAGGTGCGCAGCGTCGTCAGGTCGGCTAGCTCCCCGGCGGTGGCCGGCGCATACGGAATGTTCGGCGCCAGGGCATCCACGTCGATGTATCCCGTGTCGGAATAATAGCCCGACACATCGGGCATCTGTCGGCTGGCATGGCGGGTGTAGCGGCTGCGCACAAATTCCCAGTCGTCCAGGAATACGGTGCCGGAGCCGGTGGATGGCGCGTGGATGACCACTTTATCAATATCAGTGGTCGATCCGGAAATGGCCTGCATGTCGTAGCGGTAGCTTCGCGAGATGCGGCGCCAACCCTGATAGTTCAGGTAAAAATCGAAATGGTAGTTCACCGTTCCGGATGCATCCAGAAACTCAATCGTCAACGGTTCATTGATGGATGCTTCGTTATAAACAAAGGCCTCCATCGTGTGGTTGTAGAAATCGAGAATCTTCGAGGGGTCGATTCCCGGCGTGGCCACCTCCAGCGTATCGCCCGCCACCCAATCCCACCGCAACGAGTCGGAGCCGATGCGGTAATGGTCTGAACTGATTGCCAGGGAACCTGCCGTCGCACTCCAGTTGGCGGGCACACTACCCTCGAAATCAATGGTCTGAGCCTGCAGCCCACCTGCGGCCAGGAAGAAAAGAGCAGCGCTGGTTAGCAACAGTTTCACGGACAACCCTCGGAACAGCCTTGTGCAGTGTTTAGCGGAAAACCCGCCATGCAGGCGGGTTTTCCGGAATAATCCATAATTGGATGGGAACAATGGGTTTAGTCGACGTCGAGCTTCAGGAAGAGCTGGCTGCCCGAAGTCCCGACCGATTCCATATAGGTTCCGAGCTCGCCGTCGGAAACCGAAACCGCGTTCGTGGCAATCGGCTCCCAGTCACCCGTCGTCAGGCTCGCGCGCGCCATCACCCTGGCCACCACCGAGTCGTCGCCAACGAGATAGTAGGTGTAGTTTCCAGCCGCATCCAGCACCGGCTGCGATCCCTGGTCGGAAGCACCGTCCGGCAGCACGGGGTCGCCGCCGAAGACATATTCGCCATAGTTGTTCAGTCCGTCTCCGTCGTCGTCGCCCGTTTTTCCACCCGTAACCCCCTTCTCGGCTTCCCACTCGGTATACGGGGGAAGGAAGACCGGCTTGACGTTCGAGAGGACATAGGCGTTGTCGATCTTCACGCCGATATTATTGCCGCGCGAGGAGAAGTAGAAGCGGTTGAAGTCCACCCCGACACAGGCGCTGTTGGTGTAGCTCGGCATTTTGGTACTTCCACCGAATACAACCCCATCCACCAGCGGAGAAATCACCAGGTTGGTGCCGGCACGCTCGATTCTCATCTTCCAGTTCTGCATGGTGTTGGTGCTGGTGAATTCCCGGGTTGTTTCATCGTCCGGGAAATCCGTCGGCCACGCATCGTATGCATCGAAAAGGTTGATGCTGGAATACTGTTTCTGGTTGATGCGGAACCCGTAGCCGGCATTGTTGGTCAACGCGGAATCCGTCAGCGTCATGATCCCCACCGGCGAAGAGGTGTTGGTATAGGCGCTGCCCGACACATCCTCGAAATAGGCCAGGTCAACCGACAGCTCCAGCCAATCCCCGTCGTTTTCCAGCTTGAGGTCTTCGAAGTCCATCGTAATGGAGCTCCAGGCATTGCTGGTGGATTCATCGCGAATCGCCAGGAGACCCGGATAGTTGGTGCCGTTGTATTCCTTGGCCTCCGCGCCGTCATGCGTCCAGCCCTTCAAGGGCAAAACACCGTTGGTGCTGCTGAACGTATCGGAAAAATAGAACGGCAGCATATCCACTTCCGCCCCCGCCGTTGCGTTGGACGCAATCAGACCACTATCGTTCAGGAAGCTCGGCCCCGTGTCTAGATAGGTGTTGTCATAATAGACCAGTCGGATGCCGCCACCGTTTGTCGCCGCCGCATTGACAATATCCGTCAGATCCCACTCATAGGTACCCGCCGCAGTGTCCGCCGGCAATTCGCCGATTTTGACATAGTTCAGCGCATTGCCAACCAAAGTCGCACCGGAACCGGTGGCAAGGTTGGTGACAACGGTTGAATCCAGCGTACGTCCTAAGCCGGTAAAGCTGACATACCAACCGGAAGCCAGACAATTGGAGCGTCGACCACTGTAGTCCACCTTGAATGTCCAGGCATTGGTGACCATGCCGGACACGTTGTAGTCCCAAACCGCAATACCGCCCGTCGATGAACCGCCATAACGGTTCAGCTTCACCAGCTTTGTGCTACCTGAAAACGTACTGACGATTGCTCCGGTAAAGCCTCCGACTCCAAGATCAACCGAAGTCAAAAGGCTGAAATCGCCTTGCACTGTTCCCCTTGTGTTTGCATTCCCGTTGCCCGTGCGGGTAACAAATCCAGCAAGGCGATCAACATCATTGGTGTCGTTGTTCGTATCGAGATTCAGCGAACCAACCAGCTCGGCGCTGGCGAGGGTTGCAGACAGGGCAACCGTTGTGAGTATGGCTAATGTTCTTTTCATGATCTGTATTCCTCCATGTTTTCTGCGTTAGTCACCCAGTCACATTATCTTCAAGGTGAAATTCTTCTTTCGGTATGATGGACATAGTATCCGGTCACTTTGAAAAAAGAAGATTTGCTTTGCGCAATAAACTGCCGGGATTTGCGCAGAATAAAAATCAATCCATTTTGATTTTTAAACGCACGAATCCATTGGTGTTTCCAGCCATTGAAATACGGTTGGTTACGGTTTCAAACTCGGCGTCAACAAGGGCTGATTCCTCGGTAATGACCGCAGGAACCCATGATCCTTCAACGAGATCAGCAGAGGTTTCCAAGGTGTAGGTCAGCCCCAACGATGCGGCATTACGGCGGCGATGGTGGATATACTCAAAGTCGGGTCCATCGTTTCCAACCATTGGAACTTCCGAGAGGCTGTTGCTTCCAGGGGTTGGAATTCCGCCGACGGCATATTCAAACAAGCCATCACGCAAATCCCCGTCCAAGTCGGCTCGATATCCTGCATCCTGGCCGTAAAGTCCCTGCCCGTTGATCCACGACAGATAGTGGTCGAGCGGGCGGTTGTCCTGCGGGCCGTAGAATTTCAGTTCTGCGATGTTACCTTCGAAATTGGAAAGCAGCAAACGAACCGCCTGAACCGGCCGTTCCGGGAAATAGAGGGTCGTCACGCCGCCCGACGACGGAAGGATCTCCTGCCGCAGCGTACCGCCGATCCGCCACACGCCGGATTCCCAGGTCTTGTCATCGTTCACCACGCTGTTAAGGCAAGCCGGATAGTCCAGCGGAGTCTGGAGCTCCAGCCGCACACCACTCGAAGGAGCGCTTCCGCTCCAGTGGATATCCAGGCGGTGGATCCGTACGGTAGATCCGAAGTCGGCCTGCACCAGGGTATCGAGCCAGTGGTAAACCGTGCTGGATGTACCCAAGTTGTTGTCGAAGAATTTCGCACCTGCTGCAACGCGGCCGGCATTGCCAAGGAACGCAGCTTGGTTTGTTGTTCCGAAACTGCTGTACATCCCTTGCCGTTCGGCCTCGAAGGCGACTTCAATCGTGTTCCACGGAGCGTTTGCCGGCTTGGAGGCAACGACTGCACTGCCGGTATTATAAGAAGCCTCGCCCCCGCCGATGGATAAGAAATCACTATACTGGGCAACCTTGTCATTTCCGTTGGCATAGGTGGCTGAAGAAACGCTCTGTTGCTGGATCATCGAACTACCGCAATGCACAGCGATGGGATCGCTGAAACTGACCTCTCCACGAACGTTGGTTAGTTTCGCCCTGATCGTCCAAACGCCGTCATAAGGCGGCACGAAGGCACCCGACAGGGATGCAGCATCCGCCTTAGGCAATGTTTCAAATCCATCCCAGCGGCTGGCGCCGGACACCTCGAAATCAAGCGCCGCAATTTCAGCCGGATCAAGCGCAGTGTCGGCCACGAGCGCAACCGGGCTGAGATCCGCAAACGCCGCATAGTTTGCCGGCGACATCATTGCGATGTCGGCGTTGCGGCTCGAGACCTCAAACGCAGCACTGCTGTCGGCGAACCATTGCGGCAGACCGCCCAGGCGCAGGGCAAGCTGTGCTTCGAACAATGATTCGGGTTCCAGCTTCGTTCCGTTGGACTCCAACGCAAGGATATCCGTTTCCACATCGGAAAACGTTGCGGGTTCACCGTGCAAGCCGGCAATCGTCGGAAAAAGGAAATAGCCGTAGTTCGAGCCGAGCGGCCAGAAGTCGTACGAGCCGGCTTCGGTATTGCTCCAGTTCCAGAAGGTCAGCCCTTTGTCGTGCATCGGCGACTTTACCGCACCGCCACCGCGGAACTGGGTGAAAATGCCCTCGTTCAAGTCATACAACGTATTCCGGAACCAGTTGCAGTGCGCTTCCATGTTTCCGTACTGGTTGCTCCGCAGGAATACCGTCCCCGCGGCACTGCTCTGCCCGCCCAGCCCATGGTGAGCATCCGTGTTTTCCCGGACATAGGCAAACAGGTTCCCGGTTGAGCGTTGCACGGAAATAGAGAAATGCCCCGGATTGCCCTCAAGCAGGATGTCTGAAAACGTATTTGCGCCCGTCATCGTGGCACTCAGGGCATAGCTGAAATCAACGATCCGCAAGCGGCGCGCCCAACTGTTGAATACGCGGTTGAACCCGAGCATGCGATACTCTTCCCCCTGGCGGCATCCGTTG from Pontiella desulfatans includes these protein-coding regions:
- a CDS encoding polysaccharide lyase family 8 super-sandwich domain-containing protein encodes the protein MKLLLTSAALFFLAAGGLQAQTIDFEGSVPANWSATAGSLAISSDHYRIGSDSLRWDWVAGDTLEVATPGIDPSKILDFYNHTMEAFVYNEASINEPLTIEFLDASGTVNYHFDFYLNYQGWRRISRSYRYDMQAISGSTTDIDKVVIHAPSTGSGTVFLDDWEFVRSRYTRHASRQMPDVSGYYSDTGYIDVDALAPNIPYAPATAGELADLTTLRTYLRNWFDGGTPNISNATTYYNSLNIVVNGNAIKGQVTTPQEADGHLLDLAQHFFHTGNSNSYEMAKNLLWHLNDLGYAGGSDFSYGWYDTRDYFQGLVLMLEYLPTDLRAELVDAAMWVFKARRSWVPEWPGDDALSSDHVYTNFRFQLGTLAFIEDDNEAVRQLKGFKQFLDFSNVPAKGTGDWIKPDGTGFHHWTHYNHYMYAFSSYADVLHALIGTQFQIAQESYENFRDMAYASLVMSTASGEYANSLCGRYPFSQPSPLNQGAFNNLAYAGGDVLGETADPMIASAYNRIHGDDSTLMANYPTETFQEGFWQFNWSPVAVYRKDNWVATAHGLNNVFWGTETYSGENRCGRYQSYGALEIMYPGGFTASGFHINGWDWNRPPGTTTKVLPHADLNPPGSRSDERAASTFAGGLRFNEIEAGRILDRGEIGMYATDFQQDGSLTPTHDGSFRFRKSWFFIDDYIVCLGSDIECTDASNDIITTLFQGKLNNTSDPIVLDNSSITAFPYSNTVVDGDHWLLDAYGTGYHIDSSQGLKITRQNQTSLQQDGTGTTSGNFATAWFDHGKAPSGAGYEYVVKPATDSAGMQAFSATMSGKPYEVLQKDSAAHVVRFGDVEAHARFTAAVNSLDTVVKGSSEPCLVMVGGSNPIKLTMVNPDQGLEARSYDDPAPVPVELTLRGTWTITDADTGVSLLSTNGTETTLLFMTDDLEPFDVELLDESVPVEERTFEFNPIHDAHTVQSNPDTNYGVNTKLAVRSDKYDSAMNGYLMFDADTEGMIPLSATLKLYCSHNPIVLSVLDVADTTWTEGALTWNNQPPMGAVADSRSVDADVWETFDVTASVSGDGKLSFGLISNEASYSNVDAKEGANAPVLEVVAVSLGGDKDADGLPNGWEFGYFGGATNATASADDDGDGFDNLAEFIAGTNPTNEASFFAASSTHLPSGFVVEWSAVSNREYGVWHSVSLTNAFTNLAAGILFPQNSYTDTLHAGESEGFYQVDVRPVP